A genomic region of Pelodiscus sinensis isolate JC-2024 chromosome 1, ASM4963464v1, whole genome shotgun sequence contains the following coding sequences:
- the LOC142818734 gene encoding olfactory receptor 52B2-like: MSDSNTANFTNPSTFILLGIPGLEAAHIWISIPFCIMYILAILGNIAILFIVKRDPSLHEPMYYFLCMLAINDLVLSTTNQPKVLSIFWLNSREINFSAFLTQMYFIHTLSSIESGIFVAMALDHYVAICHPLRHSTILTNSVVAKISLAVVLRGSVLVFPHPFLARQWPYCRTNIILHSYCEHIAIVNLACADIQVSSYYSLSVAFFITGLDVVLIAVSYSQILRAIFTCYIPSLFSFLTHRFGQNVALHFHILVANIYIHLPPMLNPIIYGVRTKQIRDTLLRLFSRQGSLSFLVVL; encoded by the exons ATGTCAGATTCTAACACCGccaacttcaccaacccctccactttCATCCTCTTGGGaattcctggcctggaggcagcccacatatggatctccatccccttctgcatcatgtaCATCCTAGCCATCTTGGGGAACATCGCCATCCTCTTCATTGTGAAGAGGGatccaagcctccatgagcccatgtactatttcctctgcatgctggccatcaaCGACCTGGTCCTGTCCACAACCAACCAACCCAAAGTGCTGAGTATCTTCTGgctcaattccagggagatcaatTTCAGTGCCTTCCTCACCCAGATGTACTTCATTCACACCTTGTCTTCAATAGAATCTGgaatcttcgtggccatggcgttggatcactatgtggccatctgccatcccctgagacattccaccatcctcacaAACTCTGTGGTGGCCAAGATCAGCCTGGCTGTGGTTCTGCGTGGAAGCGTGCTTGTATTTCCCCATCCCTTCCTGGCAAGGCAATGGCCAtactgcagaaccaacatcattcTCCATTCGTACTGTGAGCACATAGCTATAGTGAATCTAGCCTGTGCTGATATCCAAGTCAGTAGTTACTACAGCCTCTCCGTGGCATTCTTCATTACAGGCCTGGACGTGGTTCTTATTGCTGTGTCCTACAGCCAGATCCTCAGGGCTATATTta CCTGTTACATTCCCAGTCTCTTCTCCTTCCTGACACACAGGTTTGGCCAGAACGTGGCCCTGCATTTCCACATTCTCGTGGCCAACATCTACATCCATTtgccccccatgctaaaccccatcatctatggcgtgaggaccaaacagatccgggacacGCTCCTCCGTCTCTTTTCTCGTCAAGGGTCCTTAAGTTTTCTCGTGGTGCTTTGA